Below is a window of Oceaniferula flava DNA.
GGCTAGTGCGGAGTTTGAACGAGACGGCCTTGATCGCCTCGTTGGCCAACATGGTGAGTGCCTCGGGCTCAATTTTCAGAATCTTTTGGCCTTCAAATTCAGCTGATGACACATAATCGCTGCTGATTTTCACGTATTCCGTGCTGTCCTGGCCGAGTGGAAATGGGTCTTGGTAGAAAAAGGGTGTGTCTGACATGATGTTAAGTTAAATAAAGGCCGCAGCAGGTCCGGAGGCAACCTGAAACAGGACGGAACGAGAAAAATTTGCACTTTTGTTCAAAAATGGCTTGATTTACCCCTCAGAGCAGCTATCTCCGCTCCCCCAATTATGGCTAAGAAATCATGGATCGCGCGCAACAAGCGCAAACAAGCAACTGTCGCTAAATATGCAGACCTGCGTAAGCAGCTCAAAGAAGAGAAGGACTACGTTGGTCTCAGCATGCTCCCTCGCGATGCAAGTCCCACACGCGTGGTGAACCGTTGCGAGCACACTGGTCGTCGTCACGGATTCCTCCGTCGTTTCAAGCTCTCACGTATTTCCTTCCGTGAGCTTGCTTCACACGGCATGATCCCCGGCGTGACAAAGTCCAGCTGGTAAGCTGCACTTTATTGTGATACTTTTTGACGCAAGGCGGTCCACCCCCGTCTTGCGTCTTTGCTATGCCCCTATACGACTACATTTCACTTCATCCCGACGACCCTGAAAAGAGTTGTCGCGTATGTTCGCGGGGCTTTGAATTACGTCGTCCGATTGATCGGCCGGCTCTTGAAGTCTGCCCGCTTTGCCGCCATGAGGTGAAGAAACTGATTAGTCGGGTAAACACTCCCAAAATCACCAAGCCTTTTTCTGTGACCGATGCCAAGAAGGCCGGCTTCACCGTGTTGGAAAAGCGCGATGAGGGGGTGTATGAACGCCAGTAATGAGGGGCTAGGTCATGGAGCAGTCGGAGAAACCAGAGACCAACACTCGCAAGAGCCTTTTCTCGATTGTCGCTCTATTGGGCATTTTGATGTTGGTCATCTATGGCTCGCCGCTGCTGAAGGAAAAACTTCGCGAGTATTCAGACAAGAAGGCGTCTGAGGAACAGGAGAGTGCCGAGACCGAAGTTTCGCCCCAACCACAGGTTCCGGAAGCGCTGACTCAGTGGTTACCGCTGGTGACCGAGCAGCTGCCCAAGCTAGACAACGGATCGGCCCGCTACCAGCTACGCCACCTGCGGATGAACGACGATCAAAGCTGCTTGCTTCTCGATCTGCAAGAAGGGGAGCATGGCAGACCTTTCGATCTGATTCTCGAACGTGATCAATTTGGT
It encodes the following:
- the rpsN gene encoding 30S ribosomal protein S14 — protein: MAKKSWIARNKRKQATVAKYADLRKQLKEEKDYVGLSMLPRDASPTRVVNRCEHTGRRHGFLRRFKLSRISFRELASHGMIPGVTKSSW
- a CDS encoding FmdB family zinc ribbon protein yields the protein MPLYDYISLHPDDPEKSCRVCSRGFELRRPIDRPALEVCPLCRHEVKKLISRVNTPKITKPFSVTDAKKAGFTVLEKRDEGVYERQ